In bacterium, the following are encoded in one genomic region:
- the rpsR gene encoding 30S ribosomal protein S18: MSDEQTTRNENSGGRESGRDSGGGGRDNRDFRGRGPRGGGRGDRPQRGRRRFPRRKVCYFTMIGAEYIDYKDTKTLQRFITDRGKIMPRRMTGTSAKFQRMLTTAVKRARHLALLPYVTQD; the protein is encoded by the coding sequence ATGAGTGACGAACAAACAACTCGTAATGAGAATAGCGGCGGCCGCGAATCTGGCCGCGATAGTGGCGGTGGTGGCCGAGACAACCGCGATTTCCGTGGTCGTGGCCCTCGCGGCGGTGGCCGTGGCGATCGCCCTCAGCGTGGCCGCCGGCGCTTCCCGCGCCGCAAAGTGTGCTACTTCACCATGATCGGTGCGGAGTACATCGACTACAAGGATACGAAGACGCTGCAGCGTTTCATCACGGATCGCGGCAAAATCATGCCGCGCCGTATGACTGGAACGAGCGCCAAGTTCCAGCGCATGCTGACCACCGCCGTGAAGCGGGCCCGGCACCTGGCCCTGCTTCCCTACGTGACACAAGACTAA
- the rplI gene encoding 50S ribosomal protein L9: MKVVLFKSVDNLGAAGEVVDVKRGYFRNYLGPRGYAKMATRGNLALVESQRKKIEAMVARERSEAQVAAQDMTGVALTFQLRANDRGQLFGSVTTTDIAKALHEKGYEVDRRKIELSEHIKALGDFDVKIRLYPEVYAEVKVTVERLLRPDEIQALEEAEKKAAEAEAIAEASEEAEQPAAEAEVAEEAAAEEPVAEESKTE, translated from the coding sequence ATGAAAGTGGTACTTTTCAAGTCCGTGGATAATCTCGGGGCTGCCGGCGAGGTGGTTGATGTCAAGCGGGGTTACTTCCGCAACTACCTTGGACCGCGCGGCTACGCCAAGATGGCGACCCGTGGAAATCTGGCCCTCGTTGAGAGCCAAAGGAAGAAAATCGAAGCCATGGTGGCGCGCGAGCGCTCCGAGGCCCAGGTCGCAGCCCAGGATATGACGGGCGTCGCCCTGACGTTCCAACTTCGCGCCAACGATCGCGGCCAATTGTTCGGCTCCGTGACAACGACCGATATCGCGAAGGCCCTGCACGAGAAGGGATACGAGGTCGATCGCCGCAAGATCGAGCTCTCCGAGCACATCAAGGCTCTGGGCGACTTCGATGTGAAGATCCGCCTGTATCCGGAAGTCTACGCCGAGGTCAAAGTCACGGTCGAACGTCTGCTTCGCCCGGACGAGATCCAGGCCCTAGAAGAAGCCGAGAAAAAGGCAGCCGAGGCTGAGGCCATCGCAGAAGCCAGCGAAGAGGCTGAGCAGCCCGCCGCGGAAGCGGAAGTGGCTGAAGAAGCCGCCGCCGAAGAGCCCGTTGCCGAGGAAAGCAAGACGGAGTGA
- the ssb gene encoding single-stranded DNA-binding protein, producing the protein MELNKVLLIGNLTRDPETRFLQSGSQVCKLGLASNRRWRGRDGNQGEETLFIDVDAWGKTAELCGQYLRKGSQILVEGRLKMDQYQTSSGENRTKYVIVADRVQFGARSEGSQGGGGPRQQSGGGGQSSGSGWGSSHDSSPNSSDSAPSHEETEDDLPF; encoded by the coding sequence ATGGAACTGAATAAGGTCCTTCTTATCGGAAACCTCACTCGTGATCCCGAGACGCGCTTCCTGCAGTCCGGAAGTCAAGTCTGCAAGCTGGGGCTGGCGTCCAACCGACGCTGGCGGGGACGTGATGGCAATCAAGGCGAAGAAACGCTGTTCATCGATGTCGACGCATGGGGAAAGACGGCCGAACTCTGTGGCCAGTATCTGCGCAAAGGCAGCCAGATCCTGGTCGAAGGCCGACTGAAGATGGATCAATACCAAACGTCTTCGGGAGAGAATCGGACGAAGTACGTGATCGTGGCCGATCGCGTGCAGTTCGGTGCTCGCTCGGAAGGCAGCCAGGGCGGCGGCGGACCACGCCAGCAGTCCGGCGGTGGCGGTCAGTCTTCCGGTAGTGGCTGGGGTTCCAGCCACGATTCGTCCCCGAATTCTTCGGATTCCGCTCCCTCGCACGAGGAAACGGAAGACGATCTGCCCTTCTAA
- the pulA gene encoding type I pullulanase: MKTLLRIMCLAALTWGFAACAAAQNDAPEPEQAPAHLTIYYHRFDGDYGGAGLWTWDGRDQRMPPEEEREIQAQPCDFGVRFDIDLSKYGNDDSPEERIGFIPRLKHSWDFKDGSDRYWTPELGSEVWLIGNDPKIYTSEPDTHPRMTGAFLDGPSKIFLLLSHPLEGMPPGKDAAKATTDDEELEIARLNVTPDRMGVEIKMAAPMDPFADYTVAFEGYGESPLTPRDILDDRDLFYSDSEMGAVYTAENTTFRLFSPMSTEAWVVLYDEADGPQGREEIAMEHAGHGVWEAVVEGDLEGRYYALKTNTRQHGMGRETIDPYAKNTVGRLDRSRITNLRKTDPEGFRPVKRPDYGGALTDAIIYEMHVRDFTVDPSSGVANPGKYLGFIEHGTHLPDDDTIATGIDHLKALGVTHVQLMPPMDCHNDETKFGYNWGYMTWNFFTPEGIYASTIDGDARIREFKQLVKALHDENIGVIIDVVYNHTSPGNAFENLAPGYYHRMKPDGSFWNGSGTGNEFRSEAPMARKFILDSCKYWIDEYGVDGFRFDLMGLVDLETMKQVQKDVAELYPEALVYGEPWAASGSGLSHLTDKGAISGTNLAAFNDNYRNAIKGGTKGADPGYVQNASQRDGVLKGLSGAITDWAEKPTNAIEYATCHDDMTLWDKLEISSQNASREELVKMQDLTFAILAVSQGGVFMHGGAEMLRNKKGAENSYNSNDDVNAIHWEWKKDNAASVEFHTNVIALRKAHPIFRMRDAGEIRKRFVIRDDIRPAPSTIVCTLNGAGIEGEAWKDAAILINPTSQALDFTVPLSGKDGVYILGQEASTEPMDTVDGKLVVPGRGLAVVAVE, encoded by the coding sequence ATGAAGACGCTTCTTCGAATCATGTGTTTGGCCGCTCTGACGTGGGGCTTTGCTGCCTGTGCAGCCGCCCAGAATGATGCGCCCGAGCCTGAACAGGCACCCGCTCACTTGACGATTTACTACCATCGCTTCGATGGCGACTACGGTGGAGCGGGGCTTTGGACATGGGACGGACGCGACCAGCGCATGCCCCCTGAAGAAGAACGCGAGATTCAAGCGCAGCCGTGCGACTTCGGTGTGCGTTTCGATATCGATCTTTCCAAGTATGGAAACGACGATTCTCCCGAAGAACGCATCGGCTTTATTCCGCGCCTCAAGCACTCCTGGGATTTCAAGGATGGCTCCGACCGCTACTGGACGCCGGAACTTGGTTCCGAAGTCTGGTTGATTGGAAATGATCCGAAGATCTATACGTCGGAACCCGATACCCATCCACGAATGACCGGAGCGTTCCTGGACGGCCCGTCGAAGATCTTCCTGCTGCTCTCGCATCCCCTCGAAGGAATGCCTCCTGGCAAGGACGCCGCCAAGGCAACTACGGATGATGAGGAGCTCGAGATTGCGCGCCTCAATGTGACACCCGATCGCATGGGCGTTGAGATCAAGATGGCAGCGCCGATGGATCCGTTTGCTGACTACACGGTTGCATTCGAAGGCTATGGCGAATCCCCGCTGACCCCTCGTGACATTCTCGACGATCGCGACCTGTTTTATTCGGACAGCGAAATGGGCGCGGTATATACGGCGGAGAACACGACTTTCCGGCTTTTCTCGCCGATGTCCACGGAGGCCTGGGTTGTTCTGTACGACGAGGCCGATGGCCCGCAGGGACGCGAGGAGATCGCCATGGAGCACGCCGGCCATGGCGTGTGGGAAGCCGTCGTCGAAGGCGATCTGGAGGGACGGTATTACGCTCTGAAGACCAACACGCGACAGCACGGAATGGGTCGGGAAACCATCGATCCTTATGCGAAAAACACCGTCGGCCGGCTGGATCGTTCGCGCATCACCAATCTTCGCAAGACGGATCCCGAAGGTTTCCGTCCGGTGAAGCGCCCCGATTACGGCGGAGCGCTGACGGATGCCATTATCTACGAAATGCACGTGCGCGACTTCACTGTCGATCCGTCTTCGGGCGTAGCGAATCCCGGCAAGTACCTCGGCTTTATCGAGCACGGAACGCATCTGCCAGATGATGACACGATTGCCACCGGCATCGATCACTTGAAGGCGCTTGGCGTGACTCACGTCCAACTGATGCCGCCGATGGACTGCCACAACGACGAAACGAAGTTCGGCTACAACTGGGGATACATGACATGGAACTTCTTCACACCGGAAGGCATTTACGCCTCGACCATCGACGGCGATGCGCGGATCCGCGAATTCAAGCAACTCGTGAAGGCGCTTCATGATGAGAACATCGGCGTGATCATCGATGTTGTCTACAACCACACGTCGCCCGGCAATGCGTTTGAAAACCTTGCACCCGGGTACTACCATCGGATGAAGCCGGATGGTTCGTTCTGGAATGGCAGTGGCACCGGTAATGAGTTCCGTAGCGAGGCCCCGATGGCGCGCAAGTTCATCCTCGATTCCTGTAAGTACTGGATCGATGAGTACGGCGTCGACGGTTTCCGCTTCGACCTGATGGGTCTGGTCGACCTGGAGACGATGAAGCAAGTTCAGAAGGATGTCGCCGAGCTTTATCCCGAGGCTCTCGTGTATGGCGAACCCTGGGCGGCCAGCGGCAGTGGCTTGAGTCACCTGACGGACAAGGGTGCCATCTCCGGGACCAATCTCGCCGCCTTTAATGACAACTATCGCAATGCGATCAAGGGCGGGACGAAGGGTGCTGACCCCGGTTACGTGCAGAATGCCTCGCAGCGCGATGGCGTTCTGAAGGGCCTCAGTGGCGCGATCACCGATTGGGCGGAGAAGCCGACGAACGCGATCGAATATGCAACCTGCCACGACGATATGACCCTTTGGGACAAGCTTGAGATTTCCTCGCAGAATGCCTCTCGCGAGGAGCTCGTCAAGATGCAGGATCTGACGTTCGCGATCCTTGCGGTGTCCCAGGGCGGAGTCTTCATGCACGGCGGCGCCGAGATGCTGCGCAACAAGAAGGGCGCAGAAAACAGCTACAACTCGAACGACGATGTGAACGCGATTCACTGGGAGTGGAAGAAGGATAACGCCGCGAGCGTTGAGTTCCACACGAACGTCATCGCGCTGCGCAAGGCCCACCCGATTTTCCGCATGCGAGATGCCGGTGAGATCCGCAAACGCTTTGTGATTCGCGACGACATTCGCCCTGCCCCATCGACAATCGTGTGCACACTGAACGGCGCCGGGATCGAAGGCGAAGCCTGGAAGGACGCTGCGATTCTGATCAATCCCACGTCCCAAGCCCTTGATTTCACCGTTCCCCTGAGTGGCAAGGATGGCGTCTACATCCTTGGACAGGAGGCCTCGACCGAGCCCATGGATACGGTCGACGGCAAGCTGGTGGTTCCCGGCAGGGGATTGGCAGTGGTCGCCGTGGAGTAG
- the rpsF gene encoding 30S ribosomal protein S6, translating to MTKYEMVVVLDPNKTEEEQQTVLAKLDEVITKNGGTIESRDVWGKRRLAYSIGKRRDGYYVLYLFDADPSGSALPELNRYLRISEDVLRSLVTKAVVGKSTGKAPSEMEGHGPYRGRPSFGRDRDSRPDREYRRPSNSDSNSSDTSESADAEKKEEAPASTESAS from the coding sequence GTGACAAAATACGAAATGGTCGTGGTCTTGGACCCTAACAAGACCGAGGAAGAGCAGCAGACGGTTCTGGCAAAGCTCGATGAGGTGATCACCAAGAATGGTGGCACGATCGAGAGTCGGGACGTCTGGGGCAAGCGCCGCCTGGCCTATTCAATCGGCAAGCGTCGCGACGGGTACTACGTGTTGTACCTGTTCGATGCGGATCCGAGTGGCTCCGCGCTGCCGGAACTCAACCGCTACTTGCGCATCTCTGAAGATGTGCTCCGCTCGCTGGTCACCAAGGCGGTGGTCGGCAAGTCGACGGGCAAGGCCCCGTCGGAGATGGAAGGGCACGGCCCGTACCGCGGCCGTCCGTCGTTTGGTCGCGATCGCGATTCCCGACCCGATCGGGAGTATCGCCGTCCGAGCAATAGCGATAGCAACAGCAGCGACACGAGCGAGTCTGCCGACGCCGAGAAGAAGGAAGAAGCGCCGGCCTCCACAGAGTCCGCTAGCTGA
- a CDS encoding tetratricopeptide repeat protein — MRRGALHRLAERYLDRGDVTLGLQAADEALAETPPAAEADEIELVKGELLSKAGRGDEAEALYEGIIASASSNDMRCRALNELGRAVAKRGDIDNGIAKLEQGLALNNIDENPHTRLSLHSGLIRSLGNANRMEQKGLAVKRMRDEFSERINAYDVDIHFCNILKYTAARQEALERMGQTIYDSPSATNADRDLFVLGREYRKDNNTDKTIEVYSYYIQNYPGVTVL; from the coding sequence ATGCGCCGCGGGGCACTCCACCGGCTGGCAGAGCGTTATCTTGACCGGGGCGACGTGACGCTCGGCCTTCAAGCCGCCGATGAAGCGCTGGCCGAAACGCCGCCGGCCGCCGAGGCCGATGAGATCGAACTGGTGAAGGGCGAACTGCTCTCCAAGGCCGGCCGCGGCGACGAGGCCGAGGCCCTTTACGAAGGCATCATCGCCTCCGCATCCTCAAATGACATGCGCTGTCGCGCACTGAACGAACTCGGCCGTGCCGTCGCGAAACGAGGAGACATCGACAACGGCATCGCCAAACTCGAACAAGGCCTGGCGCTCAACAACATTGACGAGAACCCGCACACGCGGCTGTCGCTGCACAGTGGCCTGATTCGGTCTCTTGGAAATGCCAACAGAATGGAACAGAAGGGGCTCGCGGTGAAGCGCATGCGCGACGAATTCTCAGAGCGCATCAACGCGTACGATGTCGACATCCACTTTTGCAACATCCTGAAATACACAGCCGCTCGTCAGGAAGCTCTCGAACGGATGGGACAAACGATCTATGATAGCCCGAGCGCTACCAATGCCGATCGCGACCTTTTTGTCCTAGGCCGCGAATACCGCAAAGACAACAACACTGACAAGACGATCGAGGTCTACAGCTACTACATACAGAACTACCCCGGTGTAACCGTCCTGTGA
- a CDS encoding LptF/LptG family permease, with amino-acid sequence MNLIDREFISDFFKALATLVFLVAIVVLIDTLLDNYQEILGGTQHGAYWAFMYYVCSLPKKLVESISIATAAAILWVVTTKARHNEILAYLAGGISPQRLAVPLVGGAVLVAVVAIGLNEMVVAPAEREAEVIERVHIKQKDESVITRNKHIYQRGAGSRIYVIDSFDSATDSMVYPIIIDRHKEVNVPERILQADSARLVQEPGKPDHWEFQNATLRTMDTRARITSFQEFGLLSDLDLQAKDGMPKMEPNLQKFLSKLDDPDMMNFWQLWEYTNLLDSQGKQVSKLRTTMHMKLALPLATVVIALLMCAHVMRPSSRGVFVGFGGGMAWVIGYYLTLILFQSLGEQGWGLPPSLAAWLPNIAFSVIGIVSLIRGGR; translated from the coding sequence ATGAATCTGATCGATCGGGAATTCATCAGCGACTTCTTCAAGGCCCTTGCGACACTGGTCTTTCTAGTGGCCATCGTGGTGCTGATCGACACGTTGCTGGACAATTACCAGGAGATTCTGGGTGGTACGCAGCACGGCGCCTACTGGGCGTTCATGTATTACGTGTGCTCGCTGCCCAAGAAGCTGGTCGAGAGCATCTCCATCGCGACCGCAGCGGCGATTCTGTGGGTTGTGACAACGAAGGCCCGTCACAATGAGATCCTGGCCTACCTGGCCGGCGGAATCAGCCCGCAGCGCCTCGCCGTGCCCCTGGTGGGCGGCGCCGTGTTGGTAGCAGTCGTGGCAATCGGCTTAAACGAGATGGTCGTCGCGCCCGCAGAACGCGAAGCCGAAGTGATCGAGCGCGTCCATATCAAGCAGAAGGACGAAAGCGTCATCACGCGCAACAAGCACATTTACCAGCGCGGCGCGGGTAGTCGAATCTACGTGATCGATAGCTTCGACAGTGCGACGGATTCGATGGTTTATCCCATCATCATCGATCGCCACAAAGAGGTCAATGTCCCGGAGCGCATTCTGCAAGCGGACAGCGCGCGCCTTGTCCAGGAACCCGGAAAGCCCGACCATTGGGAGTTTCAGAACGCGACACTCCGCACGATGGATACGCGGGCACGTATCACGAGCTTTCAAGAGTTTGGGTTGTTGAGCGATCTGGATCTGCAAGCGAAGGACGGCATGCCCAAGATGGAGCCGAACCTGCAGAAGTTCCTGAGCAAGCTGGACGATCCGGATATGATGAATTTCTGGCAGCTCTGGGAGTACACAAACCTCCTTGACTCACAAGGGAAGCAAGTCTCGAAATTGCGGACGACGATGCACATGAAGCTGGCGTTGCCATTGGCGACTGTTGTGATCGCTCTGCTGATGTGTGCACACGTGATGCGTCCAAGTTCGCGCGGCGTGTTCGTCGGTTTCGGAGGGGGAATGGCGTGGGTGATTGGTTACTACCTGACGCTGATCCTGTTCCAGAGTCTGGGTGAACAAGGATGGGGGCTGCCGCCGTCGCTCGCTGCGTGGCTGCCGAACATTGCATTTTCTGTGATTGGGATTGTCTCATTGATCCGTGGAGGACGATGA
- a CDS encoding low molecular weight protein arginine phosphatase has translation MLLSKRKKKRVVVFVCTGNTCRSPMAQGLLQDLLDKEKVEHIEVKTAGVMTIPGLLPTPEAVQVMETVEVDIRKHRSAPLTPEMVRKSDLILGMTPFHVQFALRLSDDARGKTFLLKEYTKSDLKNYQITDPMGATLEVYKRVFREIKLAVEKLGEMDVIRAPLGEEIKHEKWVPPEKKPTKKKAADKTEEEAEKKPAKRKSGGKKASSSKKSASKGAAKKSSKKKATKKATAPKSAAKKTTAKKKTTKSKK, from the coding sequence ATGCTTCTATCGAAGCGCAAGAAGAAACGAGTTGTCGTGTTTGTCTGCACCGGGAATACCTGTCGCAGTCCAATGGCGCAGGGCCTCCTGCAGGATCTTCTCGACAAAGAAAAGGTCGAGCACATCGAGGTCAAGACCGCGGGCGTCATGACGATCCCGGGTCTCCTGCCGACACCCGAAGCGGTGCAGGTGATGGAGACCGTCGAGGTTGATATCCGCAAACACCGCAGCGCGCCGCTGACCCCCGAAATGGTGCGGAAATCCGACCTGATTCTCGGCATGACGCCGTTCCATGTGCAGTTCGCTCTGCGCCTGTCCGACGATGCGCGTGGCAAGACATTCCTGCTCAAGGAATACACGAAGAGCGATCTGAAGAACTACCAGATCACCGACCCGATGGGAGCGACGCTCGAAGTCTACAAGCGCGTTTTCCGCGAGATCAAACTCGCTGTTGAGAAGCTCGGCGAGATGGACGTGATCCGCGCGCCCCTCGGCGAAGAAATCAAGCACGAGAAGTGGGTACCGCCCGAGAAGAAGCCGACAAAGAAGAAAGCCGCCGATAAGACCGAGGAAGAAGCGGAGAAGAAGCCGGCGAAGAGGAAGTCTGGTGGCAAGAAGGCCTCATCTTCGAAGAAATCCGCGTCAAAGGGCGCTGCAAAGAAATCCTCGAAGAAGAAAGCCACGAAGAAGGCAACGGCACCCAAGTCCGCCGCCAAGAAGACGACAGCAAAGAAGAAGACCACAAAGTCAAAGAAGTAG
- a CDS encoding MBOAT family protein: MLFNSLTFVVFFVVVLILHNLKFPWRLKKFNLLIASYIFYAAWNPPLVFLLWISTIVDWFASRMVAGASTKGRRIGGLMVSLYVNLGLLGFFKYGGFVLENFTAMMHAVGFNYNPAAPSIVLPMGISFYTFQTLSYTIDVYRKELKPWHSFLDYALYVTFFPQLVAGPIVRASEFLPQCKKPTKVTANAFIWGLVLLTVGLFQKVVLADGFLAKPADDVFGAANAVTTFDAWVGVLAFSAQIFSDFAGYSTCAVGAALCLGFNLPNNFRFPYAATGFSDFWRRWHITLSTWLRDYLYIPLGGSRVSTPRIYANLMITMLLGGLWHGAAWTFVVWGGLHGLYLSAERWLRMRLGHKAWVKTMAAEVCFILLTYFLVLITWVFFRADDFATAWRLIAAMFGALDGGAVVLPYFDIAAVLIINAGLLLAHWMMRHSSHEWLVERTPWWLASLIWFGMIISIILMQGGGDAFIYFQF; encoded by the coding sequence TTGCTCTTTAACTCCCTGACGTTTGTTGTCTTCTTTGTCGTTGTTCTGATCCTTCACAATCTGAAGTTCCCCTGGCGGCTGAAGAAGTTCAATCTGCTGATCGCCAGCTATATCTTCTACGCAGCGTGGAACCCGCCGCTCGTCTTCCTCCTTTGGATTTCGACGATCGTGGACTGGTTTGCATCGCGCATGGTTGCCGGTGCATCGACGAAAGGCCGCCGGATTGGTGGTCTGATGGTCAGTTTGTATGTGAATCTCGGGCTGCTTGGATTCTTCAAGTACGGTGGGTTTGTGCTGGAGAACTTCACGGCCATGATGCACGCGGTGGGCTTCAACTACAATCCGGCCGCTCCATCGATTGTGCTGCCGATGGGCATTTCCTTCTACACCTTCCAGACTCTCTCCTACACGATCGATGTTTATCGGAAGGAACTGAAGCCCTGGCATTCGTTCCTCGACTATGCGTTGTACGTGACGTTCTTCCCCCAGCTTGTCGCCGGCCCGATCGTTCGCGCATCGGAGTTCCTTCCTCAGTGCAAGAAACCCACGAAGGTCACTGCCAACGCGTTCATCTGGGGACTTGTGCTGCTGACCGTCGGGCTCTTCCAGAAAGTCGTGTTGGCTGATGGATTCCTCGCAAAGCCGGCAGATGACGTCTTTGGCGCCGCGAACGCCGTAACGACTTTTGATGCGTGGGTCGGCGTCCTTGCCTTCAGTGCCCAGATCTTCAGCGACTTCGCGGGGTACTCCACTTGTGCAGTCGGAGCGGCGCTTTGCCTTGGCTTCAATCTGCCAAACAACTTCCGATTTCCGTACGCCGCGACTGGATTCTCAGACTTCTGGCGGCGTTGGCATATCACGCTCTCCACATGGCTTCGCGACTACCTCTACATTCCCTTAGGCGGCAGCCGAGTCAGCACGCCGCGCATTTACGCGAACCTGATGATCACCATGCTCCTCGGTGGCCTGTGGCACGGCGCCGCGTGGACCTTTGTTGTGTGGGGCGGGCTTCATGGATTGTATCTCAGCGCCGAACGCTGGTTGCGGATGAGGCTGGGGCACAAGGCCTGGGTCAAGACCATGGCCGCCGAAGTGTGCTTCATTCTGCTCACGTATTTCCTGGTTCTGATCACATGGGTCTTCTTCCGCGCCGATGACTTCGCCACGGCCTGGCGACTGATCGCGGCGATGTTCGGTGCTCTCGATGGTGGGGCAGTGGTATTGCCATACTTCGACATTGCCGCAGTTCTCATCATCAACGCCGGACTCCTGCTGGCACACTGGATGATGCGCCACAGCAGCCATGAGTGGCTTGTCGAACGCACGCCGTGGTGGCTCGCGTCGTTGATCTGGTTTGGTATGATTATCTCGATTATCCTCATGCAAGGAGGCGGCGATGCCTTCATCTACTTCCAGTTCTGA